In one Nicotiana sylvestris chromosome 8, ASM39365v2, whole genome shotgun sequence genomic region, the following are encoded:
- the LOC138875603 gene encoding uncharacterized protein codes for MAPYEALYGRRCRSLVGWFELGEAWLLGIDLVQDALDKVKIIQDRLRTAQSRQKSYADRKVRDVAFMVGERVLLRVSSMKGVMRFGKKGKLKPRYIKPFEILEQVGEVAYKLALPLGLSAVHPMFHMSILRNYHGDPPHVLDFTTVQLDKDLTYEEESLAILDRHVHQLRSKNYLSVRV; via the coding sequence atggctccctatgaggcattatatggtagacggtgtcgatcgctggttgggtggtttgagctgggGGAGGCTTGGTTATTGGGtatagatttggtacaggatgccttggataaggtcaagatcattcaggatagacttcgtacagctcagtccaggcagaagagttatgctgaccgtaaagttcgtgatgtggcattcatggttggagagagagtgttgcttcgaGTATcatccatgaagggtgtgatgcggtttgggaagaagggcaagttaaagCCTAGGTATATCaagccttttgagatccttgagcaagtgggagaggtggcctacaaaCTTGCGTTGCCACTAGGTTTATCAGCAGTACATCCAATGTTTCACATGTCCATACTTCGGAATTATCACGGTGATCCaccccacgtgttagatttcaccactgtccagttggacaaggatttgacctacgaggaggagtcgctagctattctagatcggcatGTTCATCAATTGAGGTCAAAGAATTATCTGTCGGTtcgagtgtag